From a single Microbacterium murale genomic region:
- a CDS encoding Lrp/AsnC family transcriptional regulator, which yields MAKAQLDEVDLEILAALSARADLTNKALAQRLGLAESTCAHRVRGLRDRGIIRDTRVRLDAAALGYPLEAIIKVRLANHTGEKVNALFDALVATPCVLQVFHVAGVDDFLVHVAVQDAAALRDIVLEHITVHPVVRGTETQLVFELRGGRGVLAEPTK from the coding sequence TTGGCCAAAGCACAACTCGACGAAGTCGACCTTGAGATCCTTGCGGCGCTCAGCGCTCGCGCCGACCTCACGAACAAGGCTCTCGCTCAGCGACTAGGGCTCGCCGAGTCCACCTGCGCGCATCGGGTGCGCGGCCTGCGCGACCGCGGCATCATCCGCGACACCCGCGTCCGCCTGGATGCCGCCGCACTCGGCTACCCGCTCGAGGCCATCATCAAGGTGCGCCTGGCCAACCACACCGGGGAGAAGGTGAACGCACTGTTCGACGCGCTCGTCGCGACACCGTGCGTGCTGCAGGTGTTCCATGTCGCCGGCGTCGACGACTTCCTCGTGCATGTCGCCGTTCAGGATGCCGCCGCACTCCGCGACATCGTCCTCGAGCACATCACAGTGCACCCCGTCGTGCGCGGCACCGAGACTCAGCTGGTCTTCGAGCTGCGCGGCGGGCGCGGCGTACTCGCCGAGCCGACCAAGTAG
- a CDS encoding trans-sulfuration enzyme family protein, whose protein sequence is MSAALHPDTVAVHSGRADLTELGVHALPIDLSTTNPLPDIERGGESYEAMATGGRPPADGSMVYARLWNPTVARFEDALAEMEHAEAAVAFSSGMAAMTAVILAQTASTGLRHVVGVRPLYGGTDHLLGSGLLGVETTYCHPSGVRSAMRPDTGLVVVETPANPTLELVDIAEIVAAAGSVPVVVDNTFATPVLQNPLDHGAAMSLHSATKYLGGHGDVIAGVVACSEETAEALRRVRAVTGGLLHPLGAYLLHRGLTTLPVRMRQQQENARQVVQWLIDQPEVDEVFFPGLDGDPRGILERQMRGTGAMIAMRMGGGYAAASAVASSVSLFTHAVSLGGVDSLIQHPAALTHRPVPADARPDADVLRLSIGLENAGDLISDLAQAFASLGARNSSSAVAVDAELAGSWSI, encoded by the coding sequence ATGAGCGCCGCACTGCATCCCGATACCGTCGCCGTCCACAGCGGCAGAGCCGATCTCACCGAGCTCGGCGTCCACGCCCTGCCGATCGATCTGTCAACGACCAATCCGCTCCCCGATATCGAGCGGGGCGGCGAGTCGTACGAGGCGATGGCGACCGGCGGCCGCCCGCCTGCCGACGGCAGCATGGTCTACGCGCGTCTGTGGAATCCGACCGTCGCGCGCTTCGAGGATGCTCTCGCCGAGATGGAGCATGCAGAGGCCGCTGTCGCGTTCTCGTCCGGCATGGCCGCGATGACAGCGGTGATCCTCGCGCAGACGGCATCCACCGGACTGCGCCACGTCGTGGGGGTGCGGCCACTGTACGGCGGCACCGATCACCTGCTCGGCTCAGGCCTGCTCGGTGTCGAGACCACCTACTGCCACCCATCGGGGGTGCGGTCGGCGATGCGCCCTGACACCGGGCTCGTCGTCGTGGAGACCCCGGCGAACCCGACGCTCGAGCTCGTCGACATCGCCGAGATCGTCGCCGCGGCCGGCTCTGTTCCGGTCGTGGTCGACAACACGTTCGCGACGCCGGTGCTGCAGAATCCGCTCGACCACGGCGCTGCGATGTCGCTGCACAGCGCGACGAAGTACCTCGGTGGGCATGGCGACGTGATCGCCGGCGTCGTGGCATGCAGCGAGGAGACTGCCGAGGCGCTACGACGTGTTCGCGCCGTGACCGGTGGCCTGCTGCATCCGCTCGGCGCGTATCTGCTGCACCGCGGACTCACGACGTTGCCGGTGCGCATGCGCCAGCAGCAGGAGAACGCGCGGCAGGTGGTGCAGTGGCTGATCGACCAGCCAGAGGTCGACGAGGTGTTCTTCCCCGGACTCGACGGTGATCCACGAGGAATCCTCGAGCGTCAGATGCGTGGCACCGGGGCCATGATCGCGATGCGGATGGGCGGCGGGTACGCCGCGGCGAGTGCCGTCGCGTCGTCGGTGTCGCTGTTCACCCATGCGGTGTCGCTCGGGGGCGTGGATTCGCTCATCCAGCATCCGGCCGCGCTCACACATCGTCCGGTGCCTGCCGACGCGCGCCCTGACGCCGACGTGCTGCGGCTGTCGATCGGGTTGGAGAACGCCGGTGACCTGATCTCCGATCTCGCGCAGGCGTTCGCCTCGCTGGGCGCTCGCAACTCCTCAAGCGCGGTCGCCGTCGACGCGGAACTGGCCGGATCCTGGTCGATCTGA
- a CDS encoding AMP-binding protein yields the protein MSRTATAATIAIREMRAHLFTHATDYDTAVEGFRWPQLDEFNFALEWFDVVATADPDRPAVQIVSADLSLASWSYGELSTRSDQVANWLRSLGIGRSDHLIVMLNNTIELWEVMLAITKIGAVAVPTSTLLSASDLAYRVEHSHARAVVTLGALHERLSEIDESVQRIGIGDLPQGWHDFADSASAQAEFEPDGPTPAGDTSLLYFTSGTTSRPKLVQHTHVSYPVGHLSTMWWLGVQPGDVHLNISSPGWAKHAWSSFYSPFLAEATVFVYNYDRFDANTLMQVMDTHHVSTFCAPPTVWRMLIQADLSRLAHPPRELVGAGEPLNPEVISRVRDAWGGTIRDGFGQTEMTACVGNSPGQIVKDGSMGRPLPGYPVVLLDPATGEVTDGEGEIALDLAQSPLGLMAGYYEDPEKTAESRLGGFHHTGDIASRDQGGYLTYVGRADDVFKASDYKISPFELESVLLEHDLVVEAAVIPSPDPTRLSVPKAYVCLRADAPAEADAARAIYGFARERLSAHLWVRIIEFVPELPKTISGKIRRVELRAREAERVAGGDVAGQHLDRDYR from the coding sequence ATGAGCCGCACCGCCACCGCCGCCACCATCGCGATCCGAGAGATGCGCGCGCACCTCTTCACCCACGCCACCGATTACGACACTGCCGTCGAAGGATTCCGCTGGCCGCAGCTCGACGAATTCAACTTCGCTCTGGAATGGTTCGACGTCGTCGCGACCGCCGACCCGGATCGCCCCGCAGTGCAGATCGTCTCCGCGGACCTGAGCCTTGCGAGCTGGAGCTACGGCGAACTCTCCACCCGTTCCGACCAAGTGGCGAACTGGCTGCGGTCACTCGGCATCGGCCGCAGCGACCATCTGATCGTGATGCTGAACAACACGATCGAACTGTGGGAGGTCATGCTCGCCATCACGAAGATCGGCGCGGTGGCTGTTCCGACATCGACGCTGCTCTCGGCATCCGATCTCGCCTACCGCGTCGAGCACAGTCACGCCCGCGCGGTCGTCACGCTCGGCGCGCTGCACGAACGCCTCAGCGAGATCGACGAGAGCGTCCAGCGGATCGGCATCGGCGACCTCCCTCAGGGCTGGCACGATTTCGCCGATTCGGCGAGCGCGCAGGCAGAATTCGAACCCGACGGCCCGACTCCCGCCGGCGACACCAGCCTGCTGTATTTCACGTCCGGCACGACGAGCCGGCCGAAGCTCGTGCAGCACACGCACGTCTCGTATCCGGTCGGGCATCTGTCGACGATGTGGTGGCTGGGCGTGCAGCCAGGAGACGTGCATCTGAACATCTCCTCCCCCGGGTGGGCGAAGCACGCCTGGTCGAGCTTCTATTCACCGTTCCTCGCCGAGGCGACCGTGTTCGTCTACAACTACGATCGCTTCGATGCGAACACGCTCATGCAGGTCATGGACACGCATCACGTCTCGACGTTCTGCGCCCCGCCGACCGTGTGGCGCATGCTCATCCAGGCCGACCTCTCGCGTCTTGCGCACCCGCCGCGCGAGCTCGTCGGCGCAGGCGAGCCCCTCAATCCCGAGGTGATCAGCCGGGTGAGGGACGCCTGGGGCGGGACGATCCGCGACGGATTCGGCCAGACCGAGATGACGGCGTGCGTGGGCAACTCCCCCGGCCAGATCGTGAAGGACGGCTCGATGGGCAGGCCGCTCCCCGGCTACCCGGTCGTGCTGCTGGATCCTGCGACCGGCGAGGTGACCGACGGCGAAGGAGAGATCGCGCTGGACCTGGCGCAATCGCCGCTCGGCCTGATGGCCGGGTACTACGAGGATCCGGAGAAGACCGCCGAATCACGCCTGGGCGGCTTCCACCACACCGGCGACATCGCCTCGCGTGACCAGGGCGGCTATCTCACGTATGTCGGTCGAGCAGACGACGTGTTCAAGGCGTCGGACTACAAGATCTCGCCGTTCGAGCTCGAGTCGGTGCTACTGGAGCACGACTTGGTGGTCGAGGCTGCGGTGATTCCGAGCCCTGACCCCACTCGGCTTTCGGTGCCGAAGGCGTATGTCTGCCTGCGAGCGGATGCTCCGGCCGAGGCCGATGCGGCACGGGCGATCTACGGCTTCGCGCGCGAACGCCTGTCTGCACACCTGTGGGTGCGGATCATCGAGTTCGTGCCCGAGTTGCCCAAGACGATCTCCGGCAAGATCCGCCGGGTCGAGCTGCGGGCACGCGAGGCCGAGCGCGTCGCGGGCGGAGATGTCGCAGGCCAGCACCTGGACCGCGACTACCGCTGA
- a CDS encoding MATE family efflux transporter, with protein sequence MATSLTTGRPWRVILSFSVPLLIGNVVQQLYQVVDTIVVGRELGVNSLAAVGATGSLLFLLLGFAWGMTSGFAIPTAQAFGARDHGAVRRSVATGTVLAAIASVIITIAGPLLAEPVLLLMQTPPELLTEAVLFTQISFLGGGATMFFNYFSAIIRAIGDSKTPLVFLTIACALNVVLVIVLVGPVGWGVAGAALATVVAQAISVLLCLAFVRRRMPALHVHRADWRITRGDLAEHLRLGLPMGFQASIIAIGTLVVQVALNMLGADAVAAYTTASRVDSLATALLASLGLAVSMYVAQNFGGRRPDRIRAGVKQATWMALIASLVLGAVLIAFGTHLVRLFVGDGSDEVVELAHLMLVINGATYTLLGVLFVLRGALQGLGQALIPTVTGIVELVMRVGAAVALGAVFGFGGVAASNPLAWIGAVVILIPAYMRAHRALARMPIDPDELTLTTPIAIVGPDNSSLNVDAVVTASVPIITQRRWKKLLRR encoded by the coding sequence ATGGCCACCTCCCTCACCACGGGCCGCCCCTGGCGCGTCATCCTGTCGTTCTCCGTTCCGCTGCTCATCGGCAACGTCGTGCAGCAGCTCTATCAGGTCGTCGACACGATCGTCGTCGGCCGTGAGCTCGGAGTGAACTCGCTCGCCGCCGTCGGCGCGACCGGAAGCCTGCTGTTCCTGCTGCTCGGGTTCGCGTGGGGAATGACGAGCGGTTTCGCGATCCCGACGGCCCAGGCGTTCGGCGCCCGCGATCACGGTGCGGTGCGGCGCTCGGTCGCCACCGGAACCGTGCTCGCCGCGATCGCCAGCGTGATCATCACGATCGCGGGGCCTCTGCTCGCAGAACCCGTGCTGCTGCTGATGCAGACGCCGCCCGAGCTGCTCACGGAGGCGGTGCTGTTCACACAGATCAGCTTCCTCGGCGGGGGCGCGACGATGTTCTTCAACTACTTCTCCGCGATCATCCGTGCCATCGGCGACTCCAAGACGCCCCTGGTCTTCCTCACGATCGCGTGCGCCCTGAACGTCGTGCTCGTCATCGTGCTGGTCGGGCCCGTGGGCTGGGGCGTCGCAGGAGCTGCTCTCGCAACGGTCGTCGCACAGGCGATCTCGGTGCTGCTGTGCCTCGCGTTCGTCAGGCGGCGGATGCCGGCGCTGCACGTGCACCGCGCCGACTGGCGGATCACCCGCGGCGACCTCGCCGAGCACCTGCGCCTCGGACTGCCGATGGGATTCCAGGCGTCGATCATCGCGATCGGCACACTGGTGGTGCAGGTGGCGCTGAACATGCTGGGCGCCGACGCGGTCGCGGCGTACACCACGGCATCCCGCGTCGACAGCCTCGCTACCGCGCTGCTGGCATCGCTCGGACTCGCTGTCTCGATGTACGTGGCGCAGAACTTCGGCGGGCGCCGCCCCGATCGCATCCGCGCCGGGGTCAAGCAGGCCACATGGATGGCGCTCATCGCGTCGCTCGTGCTGGGCGCGGTGCTGATCGCATTCGGAACCCACCTCGTGCGACTGTTCGTCGGCGACGGGTCGGACGAGGTCGTCGAGCTCGCCCATCTCATGCTCGTCATCAACGGTGCCACCTACACGCTGCTGGGAGTGCTGTTCGTGCTGCGCGGTGCACTGCAGGGACTCGGCCAGGCGCTGATCCCCACGGTCACCGGCATAGTCGAGCTGGTCATGAGAGTGGGGGCGGCGGTCGCGCTCGGAGCTGTGTTCGGCTTCGGCGGTGTCGCGGCGAGCAACCCGCTCGCCTGGATCGGCGCGGTCGTGATCCTGATCCCCGCGTACATGCGTGCGCACCGTGCGCTGGCGCGCATGCCGATCGACCCGGACGAGCTGACTCTCACCACGCCGATCGCCATCGTCGGGCCGGACAACAGCTCGCTGAACGTGGATGCCGTGGTGACGGCGTCAGTGCCGATCATCACGCAGCGCCGATGGAAGAAGCTGCTCAGGCGCTGA
- a CDS encoding pyrimidine dimer DNA glycosylase/endonuclease V: protein MRLWSVHPKYFDRQALTACWREGLLAQAVISEPGRGYSRHPQLRRFQATVEPRATIGDYLSAIVDEADARGYRFARDKIRVAGHGRTLPVNDGQLAYEWAHLLAKLERRSPSVWERWREVQIPEPHPSFTVVSGPIAEWERVVTPAPGRSSTGQQEAGI, encoded by the coding sequence ATGAGGCTCTGGTCGGTGCACCCGAAGTACTTCGATCGTCAGGCGCTCACGGCGTGCTGGCGCGAGGGGCTGCTCGCCCAGGCGGTGATCTCCGAACCGGGCAGAGGTTATTCCCGGCACCCGCAGCTGAGACGGTTCCAGGCGACGGTCGAGCCCCGCGCGACGATCGGCGACTATCTCAGCGCCATCGTCGATGAAGCGGACGCGCGGGGGTATCGCTTCGCCCGCGACAAGATCCGGGTGGCGGGGCACGGACGGACGCTGCCCGTGAACGACGGCCAGCTCGCCTACGAGTGGGCGCACCTTCTGGCGAAGCTCGAGCGCCGCAGTCCGTCGGTGTGGGAGCGGTGGCGTGAGGTGCAGATCCCCGAGCCTCATCCGAGCTTCACGGTCGTCAGCGGTCCGATCGCCGAGTGGGAGAGGGTCGTGACGCCAGCCCCCGGTCGCAGCAGCACAGGTCAACAGGAGGCAGGAATATGA
- a CDS encoding ferrochelatase: protein MSTESEQQYDASAGAGESAASGRREIKPPKASGVHFEQGAKVPSASPAAQPGPEHVIEPVAYDAILLSGFGGPEGQDDVLPFLRNVTRGRGIPDERLEEVAHHYRRFGGVSPINDQNRLLRQALKSALAEAGLDLPVYWGNRNWAPYLDEALESAANDGIRRMIAIPTSAYSSYSSCRQYREDWADALEASGTQGIIQIDKVRQFFSHPGFIQPFIEGVRDGIAAAAQAGHDASSVEVLFSTHSIPTQDAELSGAGLFTDVDGGGYAAQHLAVAEEVMAAAAPGVSWQLVYQSRSGPPSQPWLEPDINDALESLEQRSAVLIVPLGFVSDHMEVIWDLDTEATETAGRLGLWSLRTPTPGTHPAFVGALVDLVRERISGRPVGQRANATTLGPWFDVCRPGCCANKRLGFSPAIAGLQP, encoded by the coding sequence ATGAGCACTGAATCAGAGCAGCAGTACGACGCTTCCGCCGGGGCGGGTGAGTCCGCAGCATCCGGCCGTCGCGAGATCAAGCCTCCGAAGGCATCAGGTGTGCACTTCGAGCAGGGCGCGAAGGTGCCCTCCGCCTCACCGGCGGCGCAGCCCGGGCCCGAGCACGTCATCGAGCCCGTCGCCTACGACGCCATTCTGCTGTCGGGTTTCGGCGGTCCGGAAGGACAGGACGACGTGCTGCCCTTCCTCCGCAACGTGACGCGGGGTCGAGGCATCCCGGACGAGCGCCTGGAAGAGGTCGCCCACCACTACCGTCGGTTCGGCGGAGTGAGCCCGATCAACGACCAGAACCGCCTCCTTCGCCAGGCGTTGAAGTCGGCCCTCGCGGAAGCCGGGCTGGACCTGCCGGTCTACTGGGGCAACCGCAACTGGGCGCCCTACCTCGACGAGGCGCTCGAGAGCGCGGCGAACGACGGCATCCGTCGCATGATCGCGATCCCGACCAGCGCGTACTCGTCGTACTCGTCGTGCCGGCAGTACCGCGAGGACTGGGCCGACGCTCTCGAGGCGAGCGGCACGCAGGGGATCATCCAGATCGACAAGGTGCGGCAGTTCTTCTCCCACCCCGGCTTCATCCAGCCCTTCATCGAAGGCGTGCGGGACGGGATCGCGGCAGCGGCACAGGCCGGGCATGACGCGTCGAGCGTCGAGGTGCTGTTCTCCACGCACAGCATCCCCACTCAGGACGCCGAGCTGTCCGGGGCCGGCCTGTTCACCGACGTCGACGGCGGAGGGTACGCGGCACAGCACCTCGCCGTCGCGGAGGAGGTCATGGCTGCAGCGGCACCAGGGGTGTCGTGGCAGCTGGTCTACCAGTCGCGGTCCGGCCCTCCTTCGCAGCCCTGGCTCGAGCCCGACATCAACGACGCACTCGAGTCGCTCGAGCAGCGCAGCGCCGTGCTGATCGTCCCCCTCGGGTTCGTGAGCGATCACATGGAGGTCATCTGGGATCTCGACACCGAGGCGACCGAGACGGCGGGCCGCCTGGGCCTGTGGAGCCTTCGAACGCCGACACCGGGAACGCATCCGGCGTTCGTCGGCGCGCTCGTCGATCTGGTGCGGGAAAGGATCTCGGGACGCCCCGTCGGACAGCGTGCGAACGCGACGACGCTGGGCCCATGGTTCGATGTCTGCCGACCCGGATGCTGCGCGAACAAGCGCCTCGGATTCTCGCCGGCGATCGCGGGGCTGCAGCCCTGA